A stretch of the Vitis vinifera cultivar Pinot Noir 40024 chromosome 16, ASM3070453v1 genome encodes the following:
- the LOC100264930 gene encoding protein CDI isoform X1 produces the protein MWSLWPEVFFLKEEMSLVSNGKGNLDCNGTVKPFKIFVGYDPREDLAYEVCCHSLLKRSSIPIEITPIKQSDLRKSGLYWRERGQTESTEFSFSRFLTPYLANYEGWAMFVDCDFLYLGDIKELRDLVDDNYAMMCVQHDYTPKEKTKMDGVVQTVYPRKNWSSMVLYNCGHPKNRVLTPDVVNSQTGAFLHRFQWLEDHEIGSIPFVWNFLVGHNKAEENDPSTFPKAIHYTLGGPWFEAWKDCEFGDLWLNEMEEYKKEANKKTEN, from the exons atGTGGTCATTGTG GCCTGAAGTTTTCTTTCTGAAAGAAGAGATGAGTTTGGTCAGTAATGGAAAGGGTAACCTGGATTGTAATGGTACAGTCAAACCCTTTAAGATCTTTGTGGGTTATGATCCACGCGAAGATCTAGCCTATGAAGTCTGTTGCCATTCACTTCTGAAACGATCTTCAATCCCCATCGAGATCACACCGATAAAACAATCTGATCTGAGGAAGAGTGGGTTGTATTGGCGCGAGAGAGGCCAAACTGAGAGCACTGAGTTCTCATTTTCGCGCTTCTTGACACCATACCTGGCGAACTATGAGGGTTGGGCAATGTTTGTAGATTGTGATTTCCTATACTTGGGTGACATTAAGGAGTTGCGGGATTTGGTTGATGATAACTACGCGATGATGTGCGTTCAGCATGATTACACCCCCAAGGAGAAGACGAAAATGGATGGGGTCGTGCAGACAGTTTACCCTAGGAAGAACTGGTCTTCAATGGTGTTGTATAACTGTGGGCACCCAAAGAACAGGGTGTTGACCCCAGATGTAGTGAATTCTCAGACTGGTGCCTTCCTCCACAGGTTTCAGTGGCTCGAGGATCATGAAATTGGGTCAATTCCATTTGTATGGAACTTCCTCGTCGGGCATAATAAGGCCGAGGAGAATGATCCATCAACATTCCCTAAAGCCATACATTACACACTTGGGGGGCCATGGTTTGAGGCTTGGAAGGACTGTGAGTTTGGGGACCTGTGGTTGAATGAAATGGAGGAGTACAAGAAGGAAGCAAACAAGAAAACCGAAAACTAA
- the LOC100242641 gene encoding probable tocopherol O-methyltransferase, chloroplastic: MAVIPASCKCHLLPLLQPPQRLPSPPHVWPRPAVTAPTSRRFARLTAAAISTMSPEDASLKKGIAELYDQSSGLWEDIWGDHMHHGFYEPDSAASDADHRFAQIRMIEESLRFAGVSEEGEKRPKRVVDVGCGIGGSSRYLAKKYGASCQGITLSPLQAQRAQTLAASQGLADKVSFQVADALDQPFPDGQFDLVWSMESGEHMPDKKKFVSELARVVAPGGTIILVTWCHRDLSPSEESLKPEEKALLDKICSAYYLPDWCSTTDYVKLLESLSLQDIKAADWSEYVAPFWPAVIRSALTFKGFISLLRSGWKTIRGALVMPLMIRGYKMGLIKFAIITCRKPE, from the exons ATGGCAGTCATTCCTGCGTCCTGCAAGTGCCACCTGTTACCGCTGCTGCAGCCACCCCAGCGCCTCCCTTCTCCACCCCACGTGTGGCCTCGACCTGCGGTGACTGCGCCGACTTCGAGGAGATTCGCACGTTTGACGGCGGCGGCTATATCCACGATGTCGCCGGAGGACGCGTCGCTGAAGAAGGGCATAGCGGAGCTTTACGACCAGTCTTCCGGCTTGTGGGAGGACATCTGGGGTGACCACATGCACCACGGCTTCTACGAGCCGGACTCCGCCGCTTCAGATGCCGACCACCGGTTCGCTCAGATCCGAATGATCGAAGAGAGCCTCCGGTTCGCCGGAGTTTCCG AGGAGGGAGAGAAGAGGCCAAAGAGAGTGGTGGATGTGGGGTGTGGGATTGGAGGGAGCTCAAGGTACTTGGCTAAGAAGTATGGGGCCAGTTGCCAAGGGATTACTCTCAGTCCCCTCCAAGCTCAAAGGGCTCAGACTCTTGCTGCATCCCAAGGTTTGGCTGACAAG GTATCTTTCCAAGTTGCAGATGCTCTGGATCAACCGTTTCCTGATGGACAATTTGATCTGGTTTGGTCCATGGAGAGTGGAGAACACATGCCTGACAAAAAAAAG TTTGTTAGTGAGTTGGCTCGAGTTGTAGCCCCAGGTGGCACAATAATACTTGTAACATGGTGCCATAGGGATCTCTCCCCTTCTGAAGAATCCTTAAAGCCAGAGGAGAAAGCACTCTTGGACAAGATTTGCAGTGCTTATTATCTTCCAGATTGGTGTTCTACTACTGATTATGTCAAATTACTTGAGTCTCTATCTCTTCAG GATATCAAGGCCGCAGATTGGTCTGAGTATGTTGCACCCTTTTGGCCAGCAGTGATACGCTCTGCTTTGACGTTCAAGGGCTTCATATCACTGTTACGCAGTG GATGGAAAACCATAAGAGGAGCATTGGTGATGCCATTGATGATCCGAGGGTACAAGATGGGCCTGATTAAGTTTGCTATCATTACATGTCGAAAGCCCGAATGA
- the LOC100264930 gene encoding protein CDI isoform X2 has product MSLVSNGKGNLDCNGTVKPFKIFVGYDPREDLAYEVCCHSLLKRSSIPIEITPIKQSDLRKSGLYWRERGQTESTEFSFSRFLTPYLANYEGWAMFVDCDFLYLGDIKELRDLVDDNYAMMCVQHDYTPKEKTKMDGVVQTVYPRKNWSSMVLYNCGHPKNRVLTPDVVNSQTGAFLHRFQWLEDHEIGSIPFVWNFLVGHNKAEENDPSTFPKAIHYTLGGPWFEAWKDCEFGDLWLNEMEEYKKEANKKTEN; this is encoded by the coding sequence ATGAGTTTGGTCAGTAATGGAAAGGGTAACCTGGATTGTAATGGTACAGTCAAACCCTTTAAGATCTTTGTGGGTTATGATCCACGCGAAGATCTAGCCTATGAAGTCTGTTGCCATTCACTTCTGAAACGATCTTCAATCCCCATCGAGATCACACCGATAAAACAATCTGATCTGAGGAAGAGTGGGTTGTATTGGCGCGAGAGAGGCCAAACTGAGAGCACTGAGTTCTCATTTTCGCGCTTCTTGACACCATACCTGGCGAACTATGAGGGTTGGGCAATGTTTGTAGATTGTGATTTCCTATACTTGGGTGACATTAAGGAGTTGCGGGATTTGGTTGATGATAACTACGCGATGATGTGCGTTCAGCATGATTACACCCCCAAGGAGAAGACGAAAATGGATGGGGTCGTGCAGACAGTTTACCCTAGGAAGAACTGGTCTTCAATGGTGTTGTATAACTGTGGGCACCCAAAGAACAGGGTGTTGACCCCAGATGTAGTGAATTCTCAGACTGGTGCCTTCCTCCACAGGTTTCAGTGGCTCGAGGATCATGAAATTGGGTCAATTCCATTTGTATGGAACTTCCTCGTCGGGCATAATAAGGCCGAGGAGAATGATCCATCAACATTCCCTAAAGCCATACATTACACACTTGGGGGGCCATGGTTTGAGGCTTGGAAGGACTGTGAGTTTGGGGACCTGTGGTTGAATGAAATGGAGGAGTACAAGAAGGAAGCAAACAAGAAAACCGAAAACTAA